One window of the Chryseobacterium sp. CY350 genome contains the following:
- a CDS encoding energy transducer TonB, translating to MKHLQTNQDFRFNEILFEGRNKQYGAYVLRNESDRILTKALFIGVSLLAAISLTPMVISAFKTTDGIIENPPPFILKDIVEVELPPVKVQPVKPVVQPERVKQYDATVVTPTRNANESKIVKDIPKDAVAGFKNDFEAKPATPDVYIPISADSGPGKFTAPKIIPSIPVEDPLKIETELSVSANFESGIESFRNKVMNKFDGSGFSSDDVMKTTVTFIVEKDGTISGIKADGRDSDFNAEALRTIKAVKGKWIPGKNKKGEPVRSYFKFPISMKFDN from the coding sequence ATGAAACACCTACAAACCAATCAGGATTTTCGTTTTAATGAAATCCTCTTCGAAGGCCGCAACAAGCAATACGGTGCTTATGTTTTAAGAAATGAATCAGACAGAATTCTAACCAAAGCACTTTTTATAGGTGTTAGTTTATTGGCTGCAATTTCGCTTACACCGATGGTAATTTCGGCGTTTAAAACAACGGATGGAATTATAGAAAATCCTCCTCCGTTCATTTTAAAGGATATCGTGGAAGTTGAATTGCCTCCGGTGAAAGTTCAGCCGGTTAAACCAGTAGTTCAACCAGAGCGAGTGAAGCAATATGATGCAACGGTTGTTACTCCGACAAGAAATGCTAATGAAAGTAAAATTGTGAAAGATATTCCTAAAGATGCGGTTGCAGGATTCAAAAATGATTTCGAAGCAAAGCCTGCTACTCCAGATGTTTATATACCAATTAGTGCAGATTCTGGACCTGGAAAATTTACTGCACCAAAAATAATTCCTTCTATTCCAGTAGAAGATCCTCTTAAAATTGAGACAGAATTGAGTGTTTCTGCAAATTTTGAAAGCGGTATTGAATCCTTCAGAAATAAAGTGATGAATAAGTTTGATGGTTCTGGTTTTTCTTCAGATGATGTGATGAAAACTACAGTAACTTTTATTGTTGAAAAAGACGGAACGATTTCCGGAATCAAAGCAGATGGAAGAGATTCGGATTTCAATGCAGAAGCTTTAAGAACAATTAAAGCCGTTAAAGGAAAATGGATTCCTGGAAAGAATAAAAAAGGAGAACCTGTAAGAAGTTATTTTAAATTTCCGATTTCGATGAAGTTCGACAATTAA